The following proteins are encoded in a genomic region of Salminus brasiliensis chromosome 17, fSalBra1.hap2, whole genome shotgun sequence:
- the gramd2aa gene encoding GRAM domain-containing protein 2A isoform X1, with the protein MAPQVFRALLLPADCKHSTALGLLGKNCPLASFSSSQDRSNERNLARLAKNDSCVRLLCGSGAVMPTHLRGGRDFCGIETCLCLRPKTMSEPQEHADDVGLITHQDLPETPKEEDPHSPPHFRVQLIDDLSYEDVKKCYRGSTVSKYNSQYHKLFQNVPEEEILMKVYSCALLRDILLQGRLYISRNWLCFYANLFGKDIKVAIPVVSVRLVKKHKTAGLVPNGLAITTDSSQKYVFVSLLSRDSVYDVLRRICTHLQVNGKKSLSLKQYMEEPTSLSLDEFPVPDEFPVTVDEFTPVLKWRRKPSVASVSSSLPDLLGNSTSSLSAVDAPFRPDEPLEERSLETEKILLTEPVPELGQMEYQLLKFFILLIILLILSSCYLAFRVCSLEQQLSFLSSNTALPLRER; encoded by the exons ATGGCGCCACAGGTTTTCCGAGCGCTGCTTCTCCCGGCAGACTGTAAACACTCCACCGCGCTGGGATTACTGGGGAAGAACTGCCCGCTGGCGTCCTTCAGCTCGTCCCAAGACCGAAGTAATGAGCGAAATCTTGCGCGGCTGGCCAAAAATGACTCCTGCGTGCGGTTGCTATGTGGAAGCGGGGCCGTTATGCCGACACACCTGCGCGGAGGACGAGACTTCTGCGGAATAGAGACCTGCCTGTGCCTCAG GCCCAAGACCATGAGTGAACCCCAGGAGCATGCTGATGATGTTGGCCTGATAACACATCAGGACCTGCCAGAGACCCCAAAGGAGGAAGACCCTCACAGCCCTCCGCACTTCAG GGTGCAGCTGATAGATGACCTGTCCTATGAGGATGTGAAAAAATGCTACAGGGGATCT ACCGTCAGCAAGTACAACTCGCAGTACCACAAACTGTTTCAGAACGTGCCCGAAGAGGAGATACTCATGAAAG TGTACTCCTGTGCCTTGCTGCGAGACATCCTCCTGCAAGGCCGACTCTACATCTCCAGAAACTGGCTGTGCTTCTACGCCAACCTCTTCGGCAAAGACATTAAG GTGGCCATCCCTGTTGTTTCTGTGCGACTGGTCAAGAAGCACAAGACCGCGGGCCTGGTCCCCAATGGCCTGGCCATCACTACAGACAGCAGCCAAAAG TATGTATTTGTGTCTTTGCTGTCCAGAGACAGTGTGTATGACGTGCTGAGGCGAATATGCACACACCTACAG GTCAATGGCAAGAAGAGCCTTAGCCTCAAACAGTACATGGAGGAGCCCACCTCTTTATCTCTG GATGAGTTCCCGGTCCCTGATGAGTTCCCTGTGACTGTAGATGAGTTCACTCCAGTGCTGAAATGGAGGAGAAAGCCCTCGGTGGCATCTGTCTCTTCCTCCCTGCCTGACCTACTGGGCAACTCCACCAGCAGCCTCAGTGCCGTGGATGCTCCCTTTCGGCCAGATGAGCCTCTGGAGG AGAGAAGTCTAGAGACTGAGAAGATCCTCCTCACAGAGCCAGTACCTGAACTGGGCCAGATGGAGTACCAGCTGCTGAAGTTCTTCATCCTGCT AATTATCCTCCTTATCCTGTCTTCCTGTTACCTGGCTTTCCGTGTGTGTAGTCTCGAACAGCAGCTCTCCTTCCTCAGCAGCAACACAGCACTCCCCCTGCGAGAGAG GTAA
- the gramd2aa gene encoding GRAM domain-containing protein 2A isoform X2, with translation MAPQVFRALLLPADCKHSTALGLLGKNCPLASFSSSQDRSNERNLARLAKNDSCVRLLCGSGAVMPTHLRGGRDFCGIETCLCLRPKTMSEPQEHADDVGLITHQDLPETPKEEDPHSPPHFRVQLIDDLSYEDVKKCYRGSTVSKYNSQYHKLFQNVPEEEILMKVYSCALLRDILLQGRLYISRNWLCFYANLFGKDIKVAIPVVSVRLVKKHKTAGLVPNGLAITTDSSQKYVFVSLLSRDSVYDVLRRICTHLQVNGKKSLSLKQYMEEPTSLSLDEFPVPDEFPVTVDEFTPVLKWRRKPSVASVSSSLPDLLGNSTSSLSAVDAPFRPDEPLEERSLETEKILLTEPVPELGQMEYQLLKFFILLIILLILSSCYLAFRVCSLEQQLSFLSSNTALPLRER, from the exons ATGGCGCCACAGGTTTTCCGAGCGCTGCTTCTCCCGGCAGACTGTAAACACTCCACCGCGCTGGGATTACTGGGGAAGAACTGCCCGCTGGCGTCCTTCAGCTCGTCCCAAGACCGAAGTAATGAGCGAAATCTTGCGCGGCTGGCCAAAAATGACTCCTGCGTGCGGTTGCTATGTGGAAGCGGGGCCGTTATGCCGACACACCTGCGCGGAGGACGAGACTTCTGCGGAATAGAGACCTGCCTGTGCCTCAG GCCCAAGACCATGAGTGAACCCCAGGAGCATGCTGATGATGTTGGCCTGATAACACATCAGGACCTGCCAGAGACCCCAAAGGAGGAAGACCCTCACAGCCCTCCGCACTTCAG GGTGCAGCTGATAGATGACCTGTCCTATGAGGATGTGAAAAAATGCTACAGGGGATCT ACCGTCAGCAAGTACAACTCGCAGTACCACAAACTGTTTCAGAACGTGCCCGAAGAGGAGATACTCATGAAAG TGTACTCCTGTGCCTTGCTGCGAGACATCCTCCTGCAAGGCCGACTCTACATCTCCAGAAACTGGCTGTGCTTCTACGCCAACCTCTTCGGCAAAGACATTAAG GTGGCCATCCCTGTTGTTTCTGTGCGACTGGTCAAGAAGCACAAGACCGCGGGCCTGGTCCCCAATGGCCTGGCCATCACTACAGACAGCAGCCAAAAG TATGTATTTGTGTCTTTGCTGTCCAGAGACAGTGTGTATGACGTGCTGAGGCGAATATGCACACACCTACAG GTCAATGGCAAGAAGAGCCTTAGCCTCAAACAGTACATGGAGGAGCCCACCTCTTTATCTCTG GATGAGTTCCCGGTCCCTGATGAGTTCCCTGTGACTGTAGATGAGTTCACTCCAGTGCTGAAATGGAGGAGAAAGCCCTCGGTGGCATCTGTCTCTTCCTCCCTGCCTGACCTACTGGGCAACTCCACCAGCAGCCTCAGTGCCGTGGATGCTCCCTTTCGGCCAGATGAGCCTCTGGAGG AGAGAAGTCTAGAGACTGAGAAGATCCTCCTCACAGAGCCAGTACCTGAACTGGGCCAGATGGAGTACCAGCTGCTGAAGTTCTTCATCCTGCT AATTATCCTCCTTATCCTGTCTTCCTGTTACCTGGCTTTCCGTGTGTGTAGTCTCGAACAGCAGCTCTCCTTCCTCAGCAGCAACACAGCACTCCCCCTGCGAGAGAGGTGA